The Agarilytica rhodophyticola genome has a window encoding:
- a CDS encoding sensor domain-containing diguanylate cyclase: protein MISSHHKKALEVLAFTSSEEDFYNKAVKALSLLTRHKWAVLFIYSRDTNTLKAKAYRKDNKCEAPFNLSLADTPWVSMYLDINEKTNTYCFSHNTEFFVGTPLENACTYQSQLFFDSQGRPLGHIATLHNEKIKQHDEDKHFFHRLSQRISLEYQHFKTHEAILSLKMVESTSHMMAFVDKNYTYRMVSKGYENFFKTAREKIIGSKVGELLGQENFNNTVRKEIDFCLSGNEVNAKYWLAFENSKRIFFDVNLTPCLDGMGNVLGAVVSAHDITETKLYEDRMIEFAHIDSLTDLPNRRYLFERVREQIAKFKRHGGTAVIFFIDLDEFKEVNDSYGHAAGDEVLKEAARRLKASVRQEDIVARIGGDEFIILITDDNDLTHNILESKLLAEKMLSVISQPIDVSNHLVKISGSIGIHLINEKDCSVDDIIRKADVAMYKAKQYGRNRVYVG, encoded by the coding sequence ATGATATCCTCACATCATAAAAAAGCATTAGAAGTATTAGCTTTTACTTCTTCTGAAGAGGATTTCTATAATAAAGCAGTTAAAGCTTTGTCATTGCTTACTCGACATAAATGGGCTGTGCTGTTTATTTATTCTCGAGATACGAATACATTAAAGGCAAAAGCTTATAGAAAAGACAATAAATGCGAGGCACCATTCAATTTATCATTGGCTGATACTCCCTGGGTCAGTATGTATCTCGATATAAATGAAAAAACAAATACATATTGCTTTTCTCACAATACTGAATTCTTCGTTGGTACGCCGTTAGAGAATGCTTGCACCTATCAGTCGCAGTTATTCTTTGATAGCCAAGGCCGTCCTTTAGGGCATATTGCAACATTACATAATGAAAAAATTAAGCAACATGATGAAGATAAACACTTCTTTCATAGGCTCTCACAAAGAATAAGTCTTGAATATCAGCATTTTAAAACTCATGAAGCAATACTAAGTTTGAAAATGGTCGAAAGCACAAGCCATATGATGGCTTTTGTAGATAAAAACTATACATATCGTATGGTTTCCAAAGGTTATGAAAACTTTTTTAAAACAGCTAGAGAAAAAATTATTGGCAGTAAAGTTGGGGAATTATTAGGACAAGAGAACTTTAATAACACCGTCAGAAAAGAAATAGACTTTTGTTTGTCCGGCAATGAGGTAAATGCAAAGTACTGGTTAGCTTTCGAGAATAGTAAACGAATTTTTTTTGATGTTAATCTAACCCCCTGTCTTGATGGTATGGGGAATGTTTTAGGAGCTGTTGTATCTGCCCATGATATAACAGAGACGAAACTATATGAGGATAGAATGATCGAGTTTGCTCATATAGACTCGCTGACAGATTTACCTAACAGACGGTACTTATTTGAAAGGGTGCGGGAGCAGATTGCAAAGTTTAAACGGCATGGAGGAACTGCCGTTATATTTTTTATCGATCTTGACGAATTCAAAGAAGTTAATGACTCCTATGGACATGCTGCTGGTGATGAAGTCTTGAAGGAAGCTGCACGTAGACTTAAGGCTTCAGTGAGGCAAGAAGATATTGTGGCAAGAATCGGTGGTGATGAATTCATCATCTTAATTACAGATGATAATGATTTAACCCATAATATCTTGGAAAGTAAGTTGCTTGCAGAAAAGATGCTCAGTGTTATATCCCAACCTATAGATGTTTCTAATCATCTGGTCAAGATTAGTGGTAGTATAGGTATCCATCTCATAAACGAAAAAGATTGCTCAGTTGATGATATTATTCGCAAAGCAGATGTTGCGATGTACAAAGCTAAACAGTATGGTCGAAATCGAGTATACGTAGGCTGA
- the fkpA gene encoding FKBP-type peptidyl-prolyl cis-trans isomerase, giving the protein MYKETILKHQSTLKLVTLIATGALLAACNQPAEQAKKEEPINLEDSDTKVAYAIGVSAGKNMSSNIANLDGTGIVIDKKTLARAYVDGLEDSSKLDDESLQTVMNEFRERVNTAMQEKRKIEQEEQAKIAEENKTKGAAFLDENKAKEGIVALESGLQYKVVTEGKGKSPAATDRVKVHYKGTLIDGTQFDSSYDRGEPATFGVGQVIKGWTEALQLMKEGAKWQLFIPAELAYGAVSRPQIPGNSVLLFDVELLEVVAEPEKAEPKKAASKKSPH; this is encoded by the coding sequence ATGTATAAGGAAACTATTTTGAAACATCAATCGACTCTCAAGCTTGTGACCCTCATAGCGACAGGTGCATTACTTGCTGCTTGTAATCAACCTGCAGAGCAAGCAAAGAAAGAAGAGCCCATCAACCTCGAAGACTCTGATACTAAAGTTGCCTATGCTATTGGCGTTTCTGCTGGCAAAAACATGTCTAGCAATATTGCAAACCTTGATGGTACAGGTATTGTTATCGATAAGAAGACACTTGCTAGAGCCTATGTTGACGGTTTGGAAGACTCTTCTAAGTTAGATGATGAAAGCTTACAAACGGTAATGAATGAGTTCCGTGAGCGTGTTAATACTGCGATGCAGGAAAAGCGAAAGATTGAACAAGAAGAGCAGGCTAAAATTGCTGAAGAAAATAAAACCAAAGGTGCTGCTTTCCTAGATGAAAACAAAGCGAAAGAAGGCATTGTTGCACTTGAATCTGGTTTGCAATATAAAGTCGTTACTGAAGGTAAGGGTAAGTCACCAGCGGCTACTGATCGTGTTAAAGTACATTACAAAGGGACTTTAATTGACGGTACTCAGTTTGACTCTTCCTACGACCGTGGCGAGCCTGCTACGTTTGGTGTTGGCCAAGTGATCAAAGGCTGGACTGAAGCGCTTCAGCTAATGAAAGAAGGTGCAAAATGGCAACTCTTTATTCCTGCTGAACTTGCCTACGGTGCTGTTTCTCGCCCACAAATTCCTGGTAACTCAGTACTTTTATTCGATGTTGAGTTACTGGAAGTTGTAGCTGAACCAGAAAAAGCTGAACCTAAAAAAGCGGCCTCTAAAAAGTCTCCTCATTAA
- a CDS encoding AraC family transcriptional regulator, with protein MKIFSDTNNYKANNIQSTKNHYQLQFCLTKILDRANLKNGAIYFYKTNQIDAPKKPLELSFNFGKVPAEQCTSYPILYQRKKIGDLLLDKDQESQEQIYNLSEITKSMALLFKRFKTNECADQAGSEYPVLVGFSEQSLALESFIEKSSDSISPVIIEGDHGNEMSAIARAIHDNSHLIKKKYREIDCSTSSNIDERIKQAWKESIGGSLYLHEINELSLELQCHLIQLLHGDVKIIASSTRPLEQLVHEGKFYRQLYTALNFLKIHIPPLRERKEDIPYMLNQLILKYRCYDNQTLTEETKQALYNFDWPENYMQLERVMAKLLALSNSNPIELHELKLVLPTICSNIKNNENLYPIPTKIDLLGCLINKDYRELSGLHIALRRSLQYLAENYSESITLEKLSMKAHVSSSHLSFLFKYHLNKSFKKVLAELRIEQAKRLFENYPYKRVTDICLEVGFGDLSHFEKIFKRYTKMTPRSYKDSFHRKCFY; from the coding sequence ATGAAAATTTTCTCAGATACTAATAACTACAAAGCTAATAATATCCAGAGTACCAAAAATCACTATCAGCTACAGTTTTGCCTCACCAAAATATTAGATAGAGCTAACCTCAAGAATGGCGCCATATACTTCTACAAAACAAACCAAATTGATGCGCCAAAAAAACCACTAGAACTCTCATTTAACTTTGGAAAAGTTCCTGCTGAACAATGTACTAGCTATCCAATTCTTTACCAAAGAAAAAAGATTGGGGACTTACTTTTAGATAAAGATCAAGAATCTCAAGAGCAGATCTATAACTTGTCCGAGATAACAAAAAGCATGGCACTATTATTTAAACGTTTCAAAACTAATGAATGTGCTGACCAAGCAGGTAGTGAATATCCTGTTCTTGTTGGGTTTAGCGAACAATCATTGGCCTTGGAAAGTTTTATAGAAAAATCATCCGATAGCATCTCCCCTGTCATTATCGAAGGTGACCACGGAAATGAAATGTCAGCAATTGCAAGAGCAATACACGATAATAGCCACCTGATTAAAAAGAAATATAGAGAGATAGATTGCTCAACCAGTAGCAATATAGACGAGAGAATAAAGCAAGCATGGAAAGAAAGTATAGGTGGTAGCCTTTATCTACACGAGATCAATGAATTATCCCTAGAGTTACAATGTCATTTAATACAGCTATTACATGGCGACGTAAAAATTATAGCATCATCAACTCGACCACTAGAACAGTTGGTACACGAAGGGAAATTTTATCGTCAATTATATACCGCACTGAATTTTCTCAAAATACATATCCCTCCACTAAGAGAGCGAAAAGAAGACATCCCATATATGCTGAATCAACTGATTCTAAAATATAGATGCTACGATAACCAAACATTAACTGAAGAAACAAAGCAAGCTTTGTATAATTTTGATTGGCCTGAAAATTATATGCAACTCGAACGAGTAATGGCTAAGCTGCTAGCCCTATCAAATAGTAATCCTATAGAACTTCACGAACTAAAACTGGTACTACCTACCATATGCTCAAATATTAAAAACAACGAAAATCTATATCCTATACCAACAAAAATAGATTTACTAGGTTGCTTAATAAATAAAGATTATCGTGAACTATCAGGGTTACACATTGCATTGAGAAGGTCTCTGCAATACCTAGCCGAAAATTACTCTGAAAGCATTACCCTAGAGAAGCTCTCCATGAAAGCGCATGTTAGTTCATCACACTTATCCTTTCTATTTAAATATCACTTAAATAAGAGCTTCAAAAAAGTTCTTGCAGAACTTCGAATAGAACAAGCCAAAAGACTATTCGAAAACTACCCTTACAAACGGGTTACCGACATATGTCTTGAAGTGGGTTTCGGGGATCTCAGTCATTTCGAGAAAATATTCAAACGCTATACAAAAATGACACCAAGAAGCTATAAAGATAGTTTCCATAGAAAATGTTTCTATTGA
- a CDS encoding RebB family R body protein, giving the protein MSNSTPQEICNTLIKEYDPKISSLMLVQVVAQSLGNAAQNATFSQQQQNIIINTNTAISASLLHSIGSAYSQ; this is encoded by the coding sequence ATGAGTAACTCAACACCACAAGAGATATGTAATACTTTAATTAAGGAATATGATCCAAAAATTTCAAGTTTAATGTTAGTTCAAGTGGTAGCTCAGTCACTGGGAAATGCAGCACAAAATGCTACTTTTTCGCAACAGCAGCAAAACATAATAATAAATACGAATACAGCTATAAGTGCAAGCCTTCTCCACTCTATAGGTTCTGCATATTCACAATAG
- a CDS encoding RebB family R body protein: protein MPVNEQVTDSVTQVNSKVVGETPAMTMGNIILSSGQALSTSALNVASGLNHGSITMQAATIQGINSLVATGTSVLGRVSEEVVEKG, encoded by the coding sequence ATGCCAGTAAATGAACAAGTTACAGATTCAGTCACACAAGTAAACTCAAAAGTTGTTGGCGAAACGCCGGCTATGACAATGGGCAATATAATTTTATCATCAGGGCAAGCACTAAGCACGTCAGCTTTAAATGTTGCCAGTGGGCTAAACCATGGAAGCATTACAATGCAAGCCGCAACTATACAAGGTATTAACTCTCTAGTAGCGACTGGCACATCAGTGCTAGGTCGTGTGTCTGAGGAAGTTGTTGAAAAAGGTTAA
- a CDS encoding RebB family R body protein yields the protein MPVNEQVTDSVTQVNTKVVGETPAMAMGNLLMSTSQALGNAAHNATAAQQQAQITMQAATVQGVNSLMSIGSSVIGRSAEGIIEKDG from the coding sequence ATGCCAGTAAATGAACAAGTTACAGATTCGGTTACACAAGTAAATACTAAAGTTGTCGGTGAAACACCAGCGATGGCAATGGGTAATTTACTTATGTCAACAAGCCAAGCTTTAGGTAACGCTGCACATAACGCTACTGCAGCACAACAACAAGCACAAATAACAATGCAGGCTGCCACAGTACAAGGTGTTAATTCACTAATGTCTATTGGTAGCTCCGTTATCGGGCGTAGTGCAGAAGGAATTATTGAGAAAGACGGTTAG
- a CDS encoding RebB family R body protein, protein MNETESKGTESESTPEEINPFSSQATGLVETTFAETLGLAMHNAVTNQQNSQMTASASITNACARLLQSPTPKKPKPKSKALNDNESSKEIDSEDGKDDKNALSKKPKSWLNVKNFMKRKPKDETPAPDESDDDHLESKQQSTAPKNEE, encoded by the coding sequence ATGAATGAAACTGAAAGTAAAGGCACAGAATCCGAGAGCACACCTGAAGAAATAAATCCTTTTTCAAGTCAAGCTACAGGTTTGGTGGAGACAACTTTCGCCGAAACTCTAGGCCTGGCTATGCACAACGCAGTGACAAATCAACAAAACTCTCAAATGACAGCTTCGGCTTCTATAACAAATGCTTGTGCTCGTTTATTGCAATCGCCTACTCCTAAAAAACCAAAGCCAAAATCAAAGGCGCTTAATGATAATGAATCAAGTAAGGAAATTGATTCGGAAGATGGAAAGGATGATAAGAATGCATTATCGAAGAAACCGAAGTCTTGGTTAAACGTTAAAAATTTTATGAAGCGAAAACCAAAAGATGAAACTCCAGCACCGGATGAATCGGATGATGATCATCTAGAAAGTAAACAACAGTCCACGGCACCAAAGAATGAAGAATAA
- a CDS encoding RebB family R body protein yields MATVNEQITDSVTQVNTKTLGDAPAMAMGSLFTATSQALSNAGLNSTTSQQHAGITMQAATVQGVNSLGAIGSAVLGRAAEAVVEKG; encoded by the coding sequence ATGGCAACAGTTAATGAGCAGATTACAGATTCAGTTACTCAAGTGAATACAAAAACACTAGGTGATGCACCCGCGATGGCGATGGGCAGCCTATTTACCGCCACGAGCCAAGCATTATCAAATGCTGGGTTAAACTCCACCACGTCTCAGCAACATGCGGGAATTACCATGCAGGCAGCTACTGTTCAAGGAGTCAATTCTTTAGGCGCTATAGGAAGTGCTGTATTAGGAAGGGCAGCGGAAGCTGTTGTTGAAAAAGGATAG
- a CDS encoding RebB family R body protein yields the protein MAQEETEKISNIINELSEATLADTIGLMMENAVTIQQGMQTVTNASISSSCALILAQGGG from the coding sequence ATGGCACAAGAAGAGACAGAAAAAATAAGTAATATAATAAACGAATTAAGCGAGGCTACTTTAGCCGATACTATCGGGTTAATGATGGAAAATGCTGTAACCATACAACAAGGGATGCAAACAGTAACTAATGCTTCAATATCTTCATCTTGTGCTTTAATACTGGCGCAAGGTGGTGGCTAA